A genomic segment from Natator depressus isolate rNatDep1 chromosome 19, rNatDep2.hap1, whole genome shotgun sequence encodes:
- the MYCL gene encoding protein L-Myc, translated as MEFDSYQHYFYDHDSEEDFYRSTAPSEDIWKKFELVPTPPTSPLCSAAGKACCPGAEERSDWLSHCCLAGEEPEYLIGTGEIFGNLSAFVLQDCMWSGFSARERLEKVMTEKLSTGTQRVNPPKPSFAQEFGFNNSVSECVDPAAVFPCPLAENKPPPAAAPGAERRCDSEGEEIDVVTVEKRQSLSMRKPVTITVRADPLDPCMKHFHISIHQQQHNYAARSPPDACSQEEASEKEIKEEPLSSPEQATESSSPEPCLLKTGSAPSSDSEDMAKRKNHNYLERKRRNDLRSRFLALRDQVPGLANCPKTPKVVILSKASEYLQSLVSAERRMAAEKRQLKLRQHQLLKRIAHLKGR; from the exons ATGGAGTTCGACTCTTACCAGCATTACTTCTACGACCACGACTCGGAGGAGGATTTCTACCGATCCACCGCCCCCAGCGAAGACATCTGGAAGAAATTCGAGCTGGTGCCCACTCCCCCCACGTCGCCGCTGTGCAGCGCGGCGGGGAAAGCCTGTTGCCCCGGGGCAGAGGAGAGGTCAGACTGGCTCTCCCACTGCTGCCTGGCCGGGGAGGAGCCGGAGTATCTGATCGGCACCGGGGAGATCTTCGGGAACCTCAGCGCCTTCGTCCTCCAGGACTGCATGTGGAGCGGCTTCTCCGCCCGGGAGAGACTGGAGAAAGTTATGACCGAGAAACTCTCCACGGGCACGCAAAGGGTTAATCCGCCCAAGCCCTCCTTTGCCCAGGAGTTCGGGTTCAACAACTCGGTGAGCGAGTGCGTGGATCCTGCTGCcgtcttcccctgccccttggccGAGAACaaacccccccccgccgccgcccccggGGCCGAGAGGCGCTGTGATTCTG AGGGTGAAGAGATTGATGTGGTGACAGTAGAGAAGAGACAATCACTCAGCATGAGGAAGCCGGTCACCATCACGGTGCGAGCCGACCCCCTGGACCCCTGCATGAAACACTTCCACATCTCCATCCATCAGCAACAGCACAACTATGCTGCCCGCTCTCCACCGGACGCCTGCTCCCAGGAGGAGGCCTCGGAGAAGGAGATCAAGGAGGAGCCCCTGAGCAGCCCAGAGCAAGCCACAGAGAGTTCATCGCCTGAGCCTTGCCTGCTGAAAACCGGGAGCGCCCCGAGCTCAGATAGCGAGGACATGGCCAAGAGGAAAAACCACAACTACTTAGAACGCAAGCGGCGAAATGATCTGCGCTCGCGCTTCCTGGCACTGAGGGATCAGGTCCCTGGTCTGGCTAACTGTCCCAAAACCCCCAAAGTGGTGATCCTGAGCAAAGCTTCAGAGTACCTGCAGTCGCTAGTTAGTGCAGAGAGGAggatggctgcagagaaaaggcaGCTGAAGTTGAGACAGCATCAGCTGCTGAAACGAATCGCCCATCTCAAGGGACGTTAG